ATGATACACAGAAGTGTCACAGTCATCATAAATTATTAAGGACTATTGTCGGCATCAATGAAACCAACTAATTATTTTTTTGATGAATGCAAAAACTTTTCTGTAAAGGCGCTGGATTGAAAGCTAATGTTTTCACTACGAAAACAATTGGGAAAAAAACTAAAGGCACCACACACATTAATACTAAGTCAACAGATGGGCAGTTTGATGACACGTACAATATtagagacagacaaacagaaagCATTCTGCTTTATTTCCTCCTTGGACCTATCCAGTGTTGCTATGGAAATAATTTAACCAAGGGCTTGCATACCAAATTTACCACTTTGGCATCAGATATGCAACTACATGGGTGATAAGGCGACTGATTTGCTAGAGATCCCAACAGGATAAAATGGCTGTTCTGTTCTTAAAAAGTATGAGCAATTAAACAAAGCGTGAAAGGTATCCCTGAAGCAGAGAAATCGGTGATAAGGTGTGGGGAAGGGGGAAgggaaaggggaggggggttaggaggaagggagagagggATGGAGGAGCGGCGGAAGAACATTAACATCAATGTGTGAGCAATAACTTATCATTTGGAGTGCCTTTGGCTGTTTAAGTTAGAACATGAGCAAAGTCTAACTTATGCACAAAGTACGAAACGAGCGGAGGGGAGGAAAAAGTAAATTAGGGGAAATGaaagcggtgggggggggggggtggggggtgggggcgctactgtatgggtgtgtgagtgaggtgGAGGGAAATTAGGTTCTGCTGTCATGTTGAAGCAGAGCAGCTGAACAGCAAGTCCCAGCAAACTCCAGCTCATACCTCTCCGGAGGAAACATCTCCCTGCATTCATGCATTCCACTGCACTTACACTGCGTTCTGCTGCGACAAACCCAGGGAACCGCAGCAGGTACACTGGCAGCTGCAGCGTTACAGCAGCACTCTAGGTGGCTGCAGCCAGTTAACAGACACAAATGCAGAGAATCATTACAATTAAAGATACCCCGGTGTTTTAATCCAAACACAACCCAGAGCACTAACTGAAGTCATATAAACATTCCCAGAACTACTAAtttatttccatttatttattacacTTTTACACACATCAACAGAGACaattagggttaagggccttgctcaaggactcaGTAGTGACATCACCCTGggatgaccctgggatttgaaccaacaaccttccacttacGGCCACTAGCCCTCAGAGCCAAACACTACCCTGCATTTCCCCCTAATAATATTGCCTATTGATTAAACTCCTGTGTTACAAGCAGAGGACTTGATTCTGAGTCTTGATTTGTGGAAGTTTTGCAAACATTATCACCAGTGAAGTGTCAAACTTCAACTCACACCTTAAAAAAATCACCAGCACCTGCACAGTTCAAACACAGTCTTGGCTTGGCTAAGCCAAGTGAACCGTTTTTACGAGTTTTAAAAACACTGTGACCATTAAAGTCCCAACGAAAAACAAAAGGAGACGTTCTGAATGATCAAGGAGACTGTCATCGATTTCAGGAAGGAGAAGGTGGATTTACACAGGCTGGTCAGCTGTGCAGAAGGTCAACGGCTTTACATGCTCACAACACACATCTGCAGTAATGAAGTACACACTCCGACATCTTTACTTCTTTAGACAACCGAGGTAGGTCCAGGTATCACCAGAAGTTCTCACCAACATCTACAGGTGCATGACAGACTCCAGCAGCACTAGCTGAATTACGTCATTGCAAGTAACCAGCTTGGCTTTAGACTCCAGAATGCTGCAGTAGGTAGTGAAGATTTCTCAGATCATCAGGAGACATCTGCCTTCACTTCAGGAGATTTTTACCACTGGCTGCCTTGGGAACACGAGCAGCATTAAGGACTTGAGTCACGCTACACAGCTGCTCTGCCTTCTGGCAGACAGCATAGAAACATCAGCACTGGAGCCACAAGGCAAAAACTTACTTGCTGCCCACAAGCAATACAGCTATTGAAAAGCTGCCAATTATAAAACAGGTATAAGGGCACTGCAAAAAAAACAGTGGATCATGTGCACAGTTTTCTTTGCTTCATTTTGTGCTACTATTTAGCGTTGTTGTCTCTTTCATTCCCTGACTGtaattttgttgttgttgtattattattaagtaACAGTTTGCAGGAGGCACATGTAGAGGACATGAGAATAAAGAAACTTAGACACATTTGATTTGACCAGATTCAGCCCCAGAAAGAAAAACTTCAAGCTGCAGGCAAATTTTCCCCAGTCACAGCCGGTACTGCCCTGCGTTTGCAACAGGAGAGGCAGCGCACTGGAGTCGGGGGACCCCTTCTCACCTGCAGTGACATCTCGATGAGCATCAGCAGCTTCTTGATGCCAATCCAGATGGATTTGCCCTTGACCTCCTTAGCAATCATGGCCCGCTCTTTGTCCTTGAAGCTGCCGAGCAGCTAATGAAAACCCATATCGACAACAATTTGGTTAAAGCCTCAAAGTCTTTGAGCAAACATCAATTAGTTGCTTACAGAGAGATTTGACAAATGCACGGTTGTACACAGCAGATGGTTGGAACACCATAAAATTATGCCATGCCCAAAATAATCAAGGCTCATCGCCATCATTATCATACTGTGTTTGCGTAACTCCCCACTGCCTCCTACTCCGTGAAACTACCTGGAGGTCTCCATTTCTCACCTCCAGTGCCTCTACCAGCTGCTCTCCGGTGGAGATGTTGGGTACAAGGATAGTTGTGCTGAAGGCGTCCAGCATCTCCATCTCCTGCAGGACATCCTTGCGGCTGGTGGTGCCAATGATCAGCAGTTTGCGCCCCTGCATGACAATAATAAGACATAATTTTGTTAAGAAAATGACCATGGATTTGCAAGTTCGATAGCCTCCAAAGTGCATCATCTGACACATCCTTTCATTCATCCTTGTCTTCAAAGGCAATGGATACTAAGGTAcataagaaataataaaaattctacaGTTCTACAGCACTTGTATTCATTGGTTAACACACGTGTTGGTTGGTTTAACATGATTAACCAGATTTATCGCAAACATGTGCCTTTCAGCAGGTCGTGTCTGCCTGTACTGTTACATAGGAGGCCCTCTCTTCTCCATTTCCTATGGGTAAAGTACCAGTAAAGTGATATGCAAGCAGTACTTTAAGGATTACAAAGACGACTGCTGCTCTGGGTCACCTGGCTCTTTGTTGAGGAACAGACCAGTGCAGCTATTTGTTAACTGCAACTGTGTTACTAGGACAGTGTTTCCCgacctggtccttggggaccccccagaccgtccatgtttttgctcccttccatctccctgcctgacagcccacatttttgctccctcccaactgggAGTTGGAAGGGAAGAAAAAGGTGGACTGCCTGGGAGTtcccgaggaccaggttgagaaacactgcactagGAGAATAGGGGTTTAACTGACAAAGTTCGGTGCATTTCAGAAGATCTCCCCTGAAGATCCAGGTGGAACTGCACGGCAGCAGATTCCCAGAGGCCAGCATTTGGGGAGCAGGGGCTGCTTGGAGGGATACTGGAGGGATTATTGTGTGGgcctcccctcccacccccccatggtgcatggtgtgtgagcctGCATGCAGATGAGGTGCCACACAGGCGGCGGCGCTGCCAGCTTCTCGGCTCTCTCACAGGGCCCATTCTCCTCTGCCCCCGGCTCCCCACTGGGTCTGCAGCTTTACAATCCTGGAGAAACAGCTCCGCTCCCATTCAGGGTCGGCCCGCGGCTCGGATACACAGCTACACACACAGCTACTGACCCCGatagcacacgcacacacgctagGGAGATCCTGCTAGCTGAAAGGCTGAATTAATATAAACTGCAACATTTACACTGCTATTGTGTTTATATGTTACTCAGTATACAGTAGCATACAGAATGCTTTCAAAAATGTTTAGAAGGTGAATTTGCTGAACTATACAGCAAAGAAATTAAATAGAAGGTCCGGCAAATCTTCAAAACAAGCTCTTGAAATAGTTTTTACAGGGTTGGAAGACAAACTTTCTTCTAGACTTCTCCAAGAATCATAATAGCTGGGACGCGATCTGCTGCCACCTCCCTGCAAGTACTGGAATAGCAGCCGGACAATGGGCATCATGCTTGTGTAGAATACAAACACGACCACACAGCAAATCAACAACAAGTCCTGCCATGGACTCTCAGAGCGAAGGCCACCTCAGAATCTACAGATCCCAGTTCACGACTGGCTGAAGGGTAGAGTACTCACACGAGGAGGGGGCTTCTTCAGGAGGACCAGAAGGGCTTGTAGGACCAAATTGGAGAAACGTGGCCCAATTGGAACATAATCTGTTAACAGAATAAAGACACTTTGAACAGAGAGCATTAACAGTGAAGAAACAGCCACAAGAGCACATCTCATCTCTATACAGTGTAAGCATTTCTCTATAGGTCCCACCTTTTACCGTAAGTTACCCAGACTGCAGAGGAATGCAACAGAgcagccaaaaaaaaagaaaaaaatgcaaccCTGGAGCGACACCTACAACTGCTCCCCTTTCTCCATTATGAAGTGTTTTATTACTTTGTTGTGATCGTTTGttgatttaatttattattttccaATAGGGACTGCAATAAAATACTGCTGAAGTGAATACAGTTTAATTATTAGAAACAGCACCCGTGAATGGTTACTAAGAAGCTTAGTAGGCTCCTTAACCCAAAACACAAGTTTTGACCTCAGAGCATTAAGCAGGACAACATGTTAGCCCAGGACCAGCATTACACACATGGCAGATAATGTAAACAGATAATGTACAGCAAGCATTTCTATCGTCACCTATTTCTAGCCAATGCACTTTTAATCTCTCTTTACACaacatacgtttttttttttttttttttgcacgagGCACCTAGGTTACTCTGATCTGTCAATTTTTGGCTACCTTCTCCTCTTTACATTCCAGCAGgaaatttgcattttagctgttcCACAGGGCACACCTCAACAAAACTTTCCacccttggaaaaaaaaaataaacgaaCCAGTGTAAACACGAATAAATCTGATTCACAGATGATCAATTGCTTGAACAATGACAGTAATTAGAAACAGAAACACTATCTCGGAAAAAACTAGATATTACAATATCTTAATAACATATACGGAGGAACAATAAATTTATGGTAAGGGTCTGTACTGTTGGATAGCGCAGACAATGCATCACATGCCATGTGGCCAAAGAAAGATCCAAACCAGCCTGGCTGGGTCTCCTGAAAACAGTAAGGCCAAAATCAAAAACAATTTATTAGGGAATAAGAGTTCATGTGTCCCAGTTCATGTGTCCCTAAATACACTGCAGCATTATAGCTTAGTGTAGCTGGCTTTATTCACCATGAATACAGCCGGGTGTCATTAAAAGTTCACAAGACGGGACAAAGCAACAGAATATCCTGTCCCAAAGTGCTCAGGAAAcatgctgctgcctcacagatcATATCAAAATGCGAACAATGAAGCTATTTtgtcaataaaaattaaattcttATCATTATATCTCAAATTTTGATGAGACGAACTGGCCACATGCTGATGTTTTTTATGGATTATGAAGGATCAAAGAAACAAACAGAGAAGAGCAGGCTGCAGTTAGGCTGCTGTCTGACAGTTGTAATCCAGGCTCTACCACAGGACTTCAGTTTATTTGTGTAGGCACATTTGTGTCGGGGAACAAGGAGAGACGCGGACTTACCAAGCAGTCGTTCAATGTCATCAACCACCACACAGCTCAGCTGAGATTTGTAGGCATCATCAAATATCTAGAAGACAAGGAGTAACAGACTGCATATAGACACCGCAAGACACAAGAATAACAACAGGTAGGTCTGACAGGAAGTTCAAGACAAAAACAGACTTGGGAAACTGAAGCAACTGTGTCATTGTGCACACCACGAATTACTGTAAATGCCCTTGAGAAGCCCCCCACTATGCTGTCCTCCCACCTTCTTGATGGACTGACACTTGGCAATCTCGGAGTGGCCAATCATCTTGTCAGGAGAGCAAATTTTAATGAAGGGGAACTGAGAATCTTCTGATATTTTGGCAGCCAGTGCCGTCTTTCCACTGTGAGGAGGACCTGGAGCACAAAATCGACAGAGGTGACACAACTTCCTGTAGCACAGACAGTGGGACGTTTCCAATGTGGTGGATCTAGATGCACAGCATACCGCTGACATCCAAGCTGTAAAACTGGTTTGCTTACAAAATACAgtaaattattaaaaagtaaGACGCTTTAGCCGATAATCACATTTGTTTTTGGCTTCAAATCAGTAAAATTTGAAAGAGCCTAATTTACAGTTAACAGCATAAAGATGTAAATGTGCACATAAATCCTTCTGTGTGTAGCAAGTGTGTAACCATAGTGTAACCATAGTGTAACCAACCCTCCAGCAGCACAGCGACCAGGGGTGTCCGGTCACTATTTTTGGTCTGTTGGACTAACAGCTCCCCATCATCCAGAATGCGAGTTACCGGGTCACCCCACTTAATGATGCCATTCATGATATAGCTGGCATAGTCCTCCTGGTTGGTGCCGAAGGCCTGAGGGACAACAAAAGACCGACCATCACTCTACATCCCCCTTTTTAGGGCATCTCAGCTCTCAGCTTCCTGAAGTATTAAGGCTAAAGGTAACCTTATTGAGACAAGACAGAATTGTTCGGCTCATCTGTAGGACATTTGCTTAGGAGCCGTTTTAGTTCATGCGAGTATAAACAAATGGTTAGGCATCAACTACATTCTAGGAAGTGTAGTTTTTATACAttctataaaaatataaagaatcccgggcaaaaataaataatatatcacATTATATATTCTACATGCCATAGGGGAAGTCTTGCATATGTTAAATGAGTTTTTGCCCGTGCAGGAATCTCTGGTGCATCGGTCACTGACTATTCGGCCTCTTAGAAATTGATAGTTGCCTCGTTGATTAGAAACAGCACATACCAAGGTGCTAATTTGCAGATCTCTTTCATACCCAATGCACACTACAAATCGGCAGTGTTCAGCCTAATACATCTTCCCTGAGTACTTGTGAGTTAGGTATTCCAGAATCCATCAATTGGATATACATCCACAAATGTACAAATGCGATTATTCCTGTACTGAAGGCAGGGGTGAGAATACAACAAACTTACAGGCTTGATGTCGTTTTCCAGGGAGGCCAAGAAATCCCCTCGAGTGACTTGTAGCTTCTCCGCTTTTTCCATGTCAACCTCCACCTTTGCACTAGCCTGCAGCAACATGAGGAGTGATATGGGAAACGGTAGAAGCACAGAACACCACGCTGCTCACTTTATTCTGTGCAGAGATTCCCAATTTTCAACTTCTGTAGAAACACAGTCAGCAACGtgcaagaagggggaccggagagaCAGCCGCTGCATCGTCTGAAATTCAAGAATCATCTCCTTGCTCTTCCCAAAAACACATCGCAAAGGTTTCCAAATCAAGGGAAGAAGTTGGCTAAAATCTACAATTAATCTCTATAAAACAGGCATTTGTAACTCAAATAAGGTTAATTATTCAAGCTTTCTCAATACAGAAACCTGCTGGCACAAGGCTGTGGGAAGCAAAACAGTCATCACACCTGTATAATCCCTCAACAGGACATTTCAACACTATCAAATATCAGACACGAGAGAGCAGTGTGTCACTGCCAGGTGAGCATCTCCCTCTGCAGGCAACTTGTGCTTTTTCATACTAAACACCATCACGTTGATAATGAGGTCCACAAATAGACCAACATAACAATCCCAACAAACCCTACTTCATGTTCTGCCAGAGCTAACAAACCTGTGTAGTCAGAAAGTACTGGAGATCTCCATTTTCTATTACTCTAGCGCAACAATGCAACTCTGAAATTAGGATATTTGGTGATGAACTACCATTAAACGTGAACAATTTACCATGGCCTTCTTCCAGGAACAAAGGCTACTGAAATTAGAAAGTAATTCAAACTTGAAATTATAAAGCAAGTCAAACTTGGTTAGATTCAGACAATGTGATGCTCCATTATTCTTAATAGTGATCAATAGATTATTGTTGCTTTCTTCAAATAATTTGGAAAGGTCTAtccagagctggggggggggcatcactaCTGTATAAACTAGCTAACAAATGACCCGTTCATGTCAAAGTGCTCTGCACAGCTCCTTATCCACATCAGCCTTTCACCTGCTGCAACCTGATTCTGGCTGACATTTACACATTTCCCGCAAGACTCCATCAACTCATGCAAAATTCAGCCTCTTACACGATATGTATCCCGCCTGAGAGGACACACTAGCCCAGCCTTATAAAACCTAGAGCCTGTACTGCTCTTTATGTTGATTGTACTGCTCTTTGTGTCTTATTTCCACATATTTTCACTGAGATGGTCCTGTGTGTTGCTAGAAGGCATTAAAGTGAAAcacatatgatatgtggatgtCGGGTTAAGGACATGAGTAACGTAATTCACAAAACGTTTGCTCACAACAACCAGACCACAAGCATGGTAGGTGATATAGCAGGAGATCACTGTAATGCCTGTGCATTCAAACATGCCCAAACCTGGATGAATTAGGAGCTgctgaaatggatggatgagtacAAATCCATGCCTTAGGAACTGGGGCTCACCTTGATGTGGCGGTTCATGGCGGTGGACTGGGCAGCACGAACCAGTCCTTCAAGCTCAGCACCGCTGAAATTTTTGGTGTCTGTGGCTAGCTCCAGCACATCCACGTCGGAAGCAAGCAGCTTGAACTCCCGCATCTTGGCCGTGTGGATGTTCAAGATCTGCACTCGACCCTTCTCATCCGGCAAGCCTGAGGAATGGGAAAGGCGAAGAGTTGAGGCGAGAGTTTAAATGTGTGATGGAAAGGGTCTCAACACCTCAACTGAAGCTGGACTTGGCGAGCTTTACCAAtctccatcttcacctccaaCCTCCCAGGTCTCAGCAGGGCCTCGTCAATCAGGTCCGGTCGATTGGTCATACCTGAGATATAAAGAATAGACATCCAGGGTTCAACTCAATATCCAGGAAGAGGACAGCCACCAggtgaacatttttgtactgtaGCTTTAACGGAAGAGCATCCAGCCATGAAAGAATCTCCCTCCCACTCGACACTGAACAGTACCGATGACCAAAATATTGTTGAGCTGCTCCACGCCATCTATCTTAGACAGCAGCTGGTTAACCACGGTGTCGTGCACCCCTGTGCTGCCCGCCATGCTGCCTCGCTGCTTGCAGATGGCATCGATCTCATCAAAGATGATAATGTGCAGGCCACTGTTGGCACCAAGCTGGAAGGGATAGGAATGAAGTCAAAGGGTTAGAGAAGTCACTCCTAAATGATATCAGTCCCTGTGAATGTCTATAAAAAAGCAATTAGTGTATAATGTACACATTTTATATCAGCTATCAGATATATCAGCTGGGCAAAACTTTAATCAAAGTGCAATGCATATTGGACACAATTAGTAAGGCAAACACAATGAATAAcatgtatttaaataaaaactgacGCCAGCTCTCGCTCCTCCCTCAGTCTGCAGATGTAACATTTACGGCAGGTGTGGGGATGTGATTAGCAGGCGGGTGCCAGCGGCCCCTACGGGCTCGCCAGGATAAGGGTAGACTCATTAGGAGGTGAGGACGGATCCCATCACTGTCCCACAGAGACTGCCATGCTGTGCACTCATATGGGATACAATCAggctctggggagggggggatatTTGTGTCCTAACCAGCGATTTACAATTGTCATATCCTAGACAGAATGCCAGCCCACTGCAGGGCAAACAGAAAGACACACACTACAGGCCATTAAGAGGCATCAATTCACCCAGCTGTGTACCTTTGGAAACCAAAGTGCCTAGAGAAAACACCGGCAAAgatggggaggacatgcaaattcCGGAAATACTGAAATGAACTGGGGATGTGAGGTGGCAGTACTTAGCCTGCGCGCCATGCAGCACTAATGAGCGTGCTAAAGGCCGCTCCCTGTGTCCCCTGCGTGTCATGCAGCACTAACGGACGTGCTAAAGGCCGCTCCTTGTGTCACCTATGAGCCATGCAGCACTAACGGACGTGCTAAAGGCCGCTCCTTGTGTCACCTATGAGCCATGCAGCACTAACGGACGTGCTAAAGGCTGCTCCTTGTGTCACCCATGAGCCATGCAGCACTAACGGACGTGCTAAAGGCTGCTCCTTGTGTCACCCATGAGCCATGCAGCACTAACGGACGTGCTAAAGGCCGCTCCTTGTGTCACCCATGAGCCATGCAGCACTAACGGACGTGCTAAAGGCCGCTCCCTGTGTCACCCACGCGCCATGCAGCACTAACGGACGTGCTAAAGGCTGCTCCTTGTGTCCCCTGCGTGCCATGCAGCACTAACGGGCGTGCTAAAGGCCGCTCCTTGTGTCACCTATGAGCCATGCAGCACTAACGGACGTGCTAAAGGCCGCTCCTTGTGTCACCCATGAGCCATGCAGCACTAACAGATGTGCTAAAGGCTGCTCCTTGTGTCCCCTGCGTGCCATGCAGCACTAACGGGCGTGCTAAAGGCTGCTCCTTGTGTCACCCACGCGCCATGCAGCACTAACGGACGTGCTAAAGGCTGCTCCTTGTGTCACCCATGAGCCATGCAGCACTAACGGACGTGCTAAAGGCTGCTCCTTGTGTCCCCTGCGTGCCATGCAGCACTAACGGGCGTGCTAAAGGCTGCTCCTTGTGTCACCCATGCGCCATGCAGCACTAACAGGCGCACTAAAGGCCGCTCTATGGGTCACCAGCGCACCAGGTTTCCTCACCCTCTTCTGTTCGTCCTCCGCATCAGCAAACAGCTTGCGGATGTTGGCCTCAGACTCGCCCACGTACTTGTTGAGAATCTCAGGCCCATTGACCACCTTGGGCTCGCGGGCGTTCAGCATCTTGCCGATCTGCCGCGCCATGAGGGTCTTGCCGCAGCCGGGAGGGCCGTAGAGCAGGATGCCCTTCACGTGCTTGCAGCCTGGGCACAGACAGAGAGCCACGTGATGGAGGAAGCTCATCAGGCAACAGTGGACTGGAGACCTCTCACAATCCAAAAACTATCTATAAACCAAAGCTAAGAATGCATGTAAACCAAGGGGAACTTCTCCGTGGGGCTGCCAGAAAGTGATCAGCTCCATCAAAGGAGGAGACACTTAAGGCAGGAGGTCTTGATTTTAAATAATATCCTATTCAGCTAT
The sequence above is a segment of the Brienomyrus brachyistius isolate T26 chromosome 5, BBRACH_0.4, whole genome shotgun sequence genome. Coding sequences within it:
- the LOC125742820 gene encoding vesicle-fusing ATPase isoform X1, with the protein product MAARNMQAARCPTDELSLTNCAVANDNDLQTGHHVTVKTTPAHKFVFTIKTHKSVVPGTIAFSLPQRKWAGISIGQEVEVASYIFDKTKQCIGTMTMEVDFLQKKNVDSSPYDSDKMATEFIQHFNNQSFSVGQQLVFSFCDKLFSLQVKDIEAMDPSILRGEQGSGKKQKIDIGLLLGNSQVIFEKAENSSITLVGKAKTKEARQSIINPDWNFERMGIGGLDKEFSDIFRRAFASRVFPPDIVEQMGCKHVKGILLYGPPGCGKTLMARQIGKMLNAREPKVVNGPEILNKYVGESEANIRKLFADAEDEQKRLGANSGLHIIIFDEIDAICKQRGSMAGSTGVHDTVVNQLLSKIDGVEQLNNILVIGMTNRPDLIDEALLRPGRLEVKMEIGLPDEKGRVQILNIHTAKMREFKLLASDVDVLELATDTKNFSGAELEGLVRAAQSTAMNRHIKASAKVEVDMEKAEKLQVTRGDFLASLENDIKPAFGTNQEDYASYIMNGIIKWGDPVTRILDDGELLVQQTKNSDRTPLVAVLLEGPPHSGKTALAAKISEDSQFPFIKICSPDKMIGHSEIAKCQSIKKIFDDAYKSQLSCVVVDDIERLLDYVPIGPRFSNLVLQALLVLLKKPPPRGRKLLIIGTTSRKDVLQEMEMLDAFSTTILVPNISTGEQLVEALELLGSFKDKERAMIAKEVKGKSIWIGIKKLLMLIEMSLQMDLEYRVSKFLALLLEEGALSRRPSSAHV
- the LOC125742820 gene encoding vesicle-fusing ATPase isoform X2, with product MAARNMQAARCPTDELSLTNCAVANDNDLQTGHHVTVKTTPAHKFVFTIKTHKSVVPGTIAFSLPQRKWAGISIGQEVEVASYIFDKTKQCIGTMTMEVDFLQKKNVDSSPYDSDKMATEFIQHFNNQSFSVGQQLVFSFCDKLFSLQVKDIEAMDPSILRGEQGSGKKQKIDIGLLLGNSQVIFEKAENSSITLVGKAKTKEARQSIINPDWNFERMGIGGLDKEFSDIFRRAFASRVFPPDIVEQMGCKHVKGILLYGPPGCGKTLMARQIGKMLNAREPKVVNGPEILNKYVGESEANIRKLFADAEDEQKRLGANSGLHIIIFDEIDAICKQRGSMAGSTGVHDTVVNQLLSKIDGVEQLNNILVIGMTNRPDLIDEALLRPGRLEVKMEIGLPDEKGRVQILNIHTAKMREFKLLASDVDVLELATDTKNFSGAELEGLVRAAQSTAMNRHIKASAKVEVDMEKAEKLQVTRGDFLASLENDIKPAFGTNQEDYASYIMNGIIKWGDPVTRILDDGELLVQQTKNSDRTPLVAVLLEGPPHSGKTALAAKISEDSQFPFIKICSPDKMIGHSEIAKCQSIKKIFDDAYKSQLSCVVVDDIERLLGWKVLLRCALWNS